The proteins below are encoded in one region of Prevotella melaninogenica ATCC 25845:
- the frr gene encoding ribosome recycling factor — MLDVKQTLNDASERMEMATMYLGDELQRIRAGRANVAILDGVRVESYGSKVPLNQVASVMVPDARTIAIKPWDKKAIKDIEKAIMDSDVGITPENNGELIRLNLPQPTEERRRDLVKQCNKIGERTKVEIRNVRSDIKEKLKKAIKDGLSEDNEKDAEESLQKIHDKFIKQVDTLLEDKQKEIMTV, encoded by the coding sequence ATGTTAGACGTTAAGCAGACATTAAATGATGCCAGCGAGCGCATGGAAATGGCAACGATGTATCTCGGTGATGAGTTGCAGCGCATCCGTGCTGGCCGTGCAAACGTAGCCATCCTCGATGGTGTACGAGTAGAATCTTACGGTTCAAAGGTTCCTTTGAATCAGGTTGCCTCAGTCATGGTGCCTGACGCACGTACCATTGCTATCAAGCCATGGGATAAGAAGGCTATCAAAGATATTGAAAAGGCTATCATGGACTCAGATGTTGGTATCACACCAGAGAACAATGGTGAGTTAATTCGTCTGAACTTGCCTCAGCCAACAGAGGAGCGTCGTCGTGACTTGGTAAAGCAGTGTAACAAGATTGGTGAGCGTACAAAGGTTGAGATTCGCAATGTTCGTTCTGACATCAAAGAGAAACTGAAGAAAGCTATCAAGGATGGTCTTTCTGAAGACAACGAGAAGGATGCTGAAGAAAGCTTGCAGAAGATTCATGACAAGTTTATCAAGCAGGTTGACACGCTGTTAGAGGATAAGCAGAAAGAGATTATGACCGTTTAG
- the rsgA gene encoding ribosome small subunit-dependent GTPase A: MRGLVIKNTGSWYTVKTEEGKTIDSKIKGNFRLKGIRSTNPVAVGDHVVITPNQEGTAFITEIEDRRNYIIRKSPNLSKQSHIIAANIDQAFLIVTTNYPETSTTFIDRFLASAEAYRIPVTLVFNKHDLLDEDELRYQHAVMNLYETIGYQCIEIQASAEPEDEFSVEKMKPLLAGKVTLLSGNSGVGKSTIINALLPHVNLRTAEISDVHNTGMHTTTFSEMLELPMGGYLIDTPGIKGFGTFDIEPEELTSYFREIFKFSKDCRFSNCTHTHEPGCAVRKALEEHYIAESRYNSYLSMLEDKEENKYREAF; encoded by the coding sequence ATGCGCGGCTTAGTAATAAAGAACACTGGTAGCTGGTACACGGTAAAAACCGAGGAAGGCAAGACAATAGATAGTAAGATTAAGGGCAACTTTCGTCTGAAGGGAATTCGCTCTACTAACCCTGTGGCTGTTGGTGACCATGTTGTCATCACACCTAATCAGGAGGGAACGGCTTTCATCACTGAGATAGAAGACCGTAGGAATTATATTATCCGAAAGTCGCCTAACCTCTCTAAGCAGAGCCATATCATTGCTGCAAACATCGACCAAGCGTTCTTGATTGTCACAACAAACTATCCCGAAACTTCCACCACATTCATCGACCGCTTCCTTGCCAGTGCCGAAGCTTACCGCATTCCAGTAACACTCGTCTTTAATAAACACGACTTGCTCGATGAGGATGAATTGCGTTACCAGCATGCAGTAATGAATCTCTACGAAACCATCGGTTATCAGTGCATAGAAATACAGGCGAGTGCCGAACCTGAAGATGAATTCAGCGTAGAGAAAATGAAGCCGTTATTAGCAGGAAAAGTAACCCTCTTGAGTGGTAATAGTGGCGTAGGAAAATCAACGATTATTAATGCCCTCCTACCCCATGTCAACCTTCGTACGGCAGAGATTTCCGATGTACATAACACGGGTATGCACACAACTACATTCAGTGAGATGTTAGAGTTGCCAATGGGTGGATATCTTATTGACACACCGGGTATCAAGGGATTTGGAACCTTTGATATAGAACCTGAAGAGCTGACAAGCTACTTCCGTGAAATATTTAAGTTTTCAAAAGATTGTCGGTTCTCAAACTGTACGCACACACATGAGCCTGGCTGCGCTGTAAGAAAGGCTCTTGAAGAACATTATATCGCTGAAAGTCGATATAACAGTTACCTTTCAATGCTCGAAGATAAGGAAGAAAATAAATATCGTGAGGCGTTTTAA
- a CDS encoding HAD family hydrolase — protein MTSQSQQDISSFGKTGVSPKVVLFDMDGVLYDSMPNHGVAWQRAMKEFGIHFTLEDSYATEGARGVDTIRKYAKAQLGKELSEEEAQQMYDVKAHYFHEMSEAKVFDGVVDLMQKIKASGLKIGIVTGSAQLPLIERVTRDFGEFVSKDQITTAYDVKRGKPNPDPYLMGLKKAGNYAPAEGIVVENAPLGVHAGAAAGCYTVAINSGPLADSVLLNEGANILFPTIRAFADNWECVLENLSKR, from the coding sequence ATGACGTCTCAATCTCAGCAAGACATATCCTCCTTCGGAAAGACTGGTGTAAGTCCCAAAGTTGTTCTCTTTGATATGGATGGTGTTCTTTATGACTCAATGCCAAATCATGGTGTTGCGTGGCAGCGTGCTATGAAGGAGTTTGGTATTCACTTCACCCTTGAAGACTCTTATGCAACGGAAGGAGCGCGTGGTGTAGATACTATCCGTAAGTATGCTAAGGCTCAACTCGGTAAAGAACTAAGTGAGGAAGAGGCACAGCAGATGTATGATGTCAAGGCTCATTACTTCCATGAAATGTCTGAAGCAAAGGTGTTTGATGGTGTCGTCGATCTTATGCAGAAGATTAAGGCGAGCGGATTAAAGATTGGTATTGTAACTGGTAGTGCACAGCTTCCATTGATAGAGCGTGTCACGCGTGACTTCGGTGAGTTCGTTTCTAAGGATCAGATAACAACAGCATACGACGTTAAGCGTGGTAAACCAAATCCTGACCCTTACTTAATGGGATTGAAAAAAGCTGGTAATTATGCGCCCGCAGAAGGTATTGTTGTTGAGAATGCACCACTCGGAGTGCACGCTGGTGCAGCAGCAGGTTGCTATACAGTTGCCATTAATAGCGGTCCTCTGGCTGATTCAGTACTTTTGAACGAAGGTGCTAATATTCTTTTCCCTACTATTCGAGCGTTTGCAGATAATTGGGAGTGTGTTTTGGAGAATCTTTCAAAGCGTTAA
- a CDS encoding glucose-6-phosphate isomerase, with the protein MESIKLDITKAAQFLNPGAVEAYAPHVAAAQDALEKATCPGNDFLGWLHLPSSITPAFLNEIQAVANTLREKCEVVVVAGIGGSYLGARAVIEALGNSFAWLVNDKKNPTILFAGNNIGEDYLAELTDYLKDKKFGVINISKSGTTTETALAFRLLKKQCEDQLGKEAAKDVIVAITDEHKGAARAAATKEGYKTFIIPDNVGGRFSVLTPVGLLPIAVAGFDVQKLVEGAQVMEKETSADVPFANNIAARYAAVRQGLYSQAGKKIEIVANFQPKLHFFAEWWKQLYGESEGKDRKGIFPAACDFTTDLHSMGQWIQEGERSIFETVISIEEPNAKVLFPHDEENLDGLNFLAGKRVDEVNKMAELGTRLAHVDGGVPNIRVSVPTLNEYYLGQLIYFFEKACGISGLIQEVNPFNQPGVEAYKKNMFALLNKPGYEAESKAIQERLTKE; encoded by the coding sequence ATGGAAAGTATTAAGTTAGACATCACGAAAGCCGCCCAGTTCTTGAATCCGGGCGCAGTAGAGGCTTATGCTCCTCACGTAGCTGCAGCTCAGGACGCTTTGGAGAAAGCTACTTGTCCTGGTAATGACTTCCTTGGATGGTTGCATTTGCCATCAAGCATTACTCCAGCGTTCCTTAATGAGATTCAGGCGGTTGCCAATACACTCCGTGAGAAGTGTGAGGTGGTTGTCGTTGCTGGTATCGGTGGTTCTTACCTCGGTGCTCGCGCTGTCATCGAGGCTTTGGGTAACAGCTTCGCTTGGCTTGTAAATGACAAGAAGAATCCAACTATTCTCTTTGCTGGTAACAACATCGGTGAGGATTATCTCGCTGAGTTGACAGACTACTTGAAGGATAAGAAGTTTGGTGTTATCAATATTTCTAAGTCTGGTACAACAACAGAGACAGCACTTGCATTCCGCCTTTTGAAGAAGCAGTGTGAGGATCAGTTGGGTAAGGAGGCTGCAAAGGATGTGATTGTTGCTATCACTGATGAGCATAAGGGCGCTGCACGTGCTGCCGCAACTAAGGAAGGTTACAAGACATTTATCATTCCTGACAATGTAGGTGGTCGTTTCTCTGTGCTTACTCCAGTAGGTTTGTTACCAATCGCAGTCGCAGGTTTCGATGTTCAGAAGCTTGTTGAGGGTGCACAGGTAATGGAGAAAGAGACTTCTGCTGACGTTCCTTTCGCAAACAATATTGCTGCACGTTATGCTGCTGTTCGTCAGGGTCTCTACTCACAGGCAGGTAAGAAGATTGAGATTGTTGCTAACTTCCAGCCAAAGCTCCACTTTTTTGCTGAGTGGTGGAAGCAACTTTACGGAGAGAGCGAGGGCAAGGATCGCAAGGGTATTTTCCCTGCAGCTTGTGACTTCACAACCGACCTTCACTCAATGGGTCAGTGGATTCAGGAAGGTGAGCGTTCTATCTTCGAGACTGTTATCTCTATTGAGGAGCCTAATGCAAAGGTACTCTTCCCACATGATGAGGAGAACCTCGATGGCTTGAACTTCCTCGCTGGTAAGCGTGTTGATGAGGTTAACAAGATGGCAGAGCTTGGTACACGTTTGGCTCATGTTGATGGTGGTGTTCCTAACATCCGTGTCAGCGTTCCTACATTGAACGAGTACTATCTCGGTCAGCTTATCTACTTCTTCGAGAAGGCTTGCGGTATCAGCGGTCTTATTCAGGAAGTGAATCCTTTCAATCAGCCAGGTGTTGAGGCTTATAAGAAGAATATGTTTGCTCTTCTCAATAAGCCAGGTTATGAGGCTGAGAGCAAGGCTATTCAGGAAAGACTGACAAAGGAATAA
- a CDS encoding NAD(P)H-dependent glycerol-3-phosphate dehydrogenase — MFDIGKIAIIGSGSWATAIAKVVVEHTHHIGWYFRRDDKIEEFKRRGHNPSYLTSVKFNMNEVLLSSDINKIVQEYDTLVFVTPSPYLKALLKKLKTKLNTKLILTAIKGIVPDENLVCSEYFHEAYGVPYDNLAVIGGPSHAEEVAMERLTYLTVGCSDLEKARAFTEVLASNYVKTKTSPDVLGIEYASVLKNVYAISAGICSGLKYGDNFQAVLMSNAMQEMERFLNTINPIQRSIIDSVYLGDQLVTGYSKFSRNHTFGTMIGKGYSVKSAQIEMEMVAEGYFGTKCMKEINRRLHVNMPILDAVYNILYERISPQIEIKLLTDSFR; from the coding sequence ATGTTCGACATCGGTAAAATAGCAATCATAGGAAGCGGTAGCTGGGCAACGGCTATCGCTAAGGTTGTTGTGGAGCATACGCATCATATTGGTTGGTACTTCCGACGTGACGATAAGATAGAAGAATTTAAGCGGAGAGGACACAATCCTTCTTACCTCACAAGTGTTAAGTTTAACATGAATGAGGTGCTGCTCTCTTCGGATATCAATAAGATAGTGCAGGAGTATGACACCTTGGTGTTCGTTACTCCTTCTCCTTATCTGAAAGCTTTACTGAAGAAACTGAAGACAAAGCTCAATACAAAGCTAATCTTAACGGCTATCAAGGGTATTGTTCCTGATGAGAACCTTGTTTGTTCAGAGTATTTCCATGAGGCATACGGCGTTCCATACGATAATCTTGCTGTTATTGGTGGACCGTCTCATGCGGAGGAAGTGGCGATGGAACGACTCACCTATCTTACTGTTGGCTGTTCTGATCTTGAGAAGGCACGTGCCTTCACGGAGGTGTTAGCATCAAACTATGTCAAGACTAAGACCTCTCCCGACGTCCTCGGTATAGAGTATGCTTCTGTCTTGAAGAACGTTTATGCTATCTCTGCTGGTATTTGTTCTGGCTTGAAGTATGGTGATAACTTCCAAGCAGTGTTGATGTCGAATGCAATGCAGGAGATGGAACGCTTCCTTAATACTATCAATCCTATTCAACGGTCCATCATTGACAGTGTATATCTTGGTGACCAGTTGGTGACAGGATATAGTAAATTCTCGCGTAACCATACCTTTGGAACAATGATTGGAAAGGGATACAGCGTCAAGTCGGCACAGATTGAAATGGAGATGGTAGCTGAAGGATATTTTGGTACAAAGTGTATGAAGGAGATTAATCGTCGTCTGCACGTCAATATGCCAATTCTCGATGCGGTTTATAACATCCTCTATGAACGTATCAGTCCACAAATAGAAATTAAATTATTAACAGATTCATTTAGATAA
- the lysS gene encoding lysine--tRNA ligase, with the protein MNVLELSEQEIGRRQSLQELREMGIDPYPAAEFPTNAYSTDIKEQFKEGEQREVVIAGRMMGRRVMGKASFAELQDSKGRIQVYITRDDICPGEDKEFYNKVFKKLLDIGDFIGVKGEVFKTQMGEISVHAKEITVLSKSLKPLPVVKYKDGEAYDKFEDPEQRYRQRYVDLVVNEGVKDTFLKRAIVLRTMRKFFDEAGYTEVETPTLQSIAGGASARPFITHFNALNVDMYMRIATELYLKRLIVGGFEGVYEIGKNFRNEGMDRFHNPEFTCMELYVQYKDYNWMMSFTEKLLEKICIEVNGKPEVQVGDKVISFKAPFRRLPILDAIKEKTGFDLYGKTEEEIRNIAVNELKLEEIDESFGKGKLIDEIFGEFCEGTYIQPTFITDYPVEMSPLTKMHRSKPGLTERFELMVNGKELANAYSELNDPIDQEERFVEQMRLADKGDDEAMIIDQDFLRSLQYGMPPTSGIGIGIDRLVMLMTGKEYIQEVLLFPQMKPEPKIPQSSVKEWAELGVAEEWVYVLRKAGFNLISDIREEKAQGLQQKLGEINKKYKLGYEKPSVEAIQQWIDGANEK; encoded by the coding sequence ATGAACGTTTTAGAATTATCTGAGCAGGAGATTGGTCGCCGCCAAAGCCTGCAGGAATTGCGTGAGATGGGGATTGATCCCTATCCAGCAGCAGAGTTTCCAACGAATGCTTACTCTACTGATATTAAAGAGCAGTTCAAGGAGGGCGAACAGCGTGAGGTCGTAATCGCTGGTCGTATGATGGGACGCCGTGTCATGGGCAAGGCTTCCTTCGCTGAGTTACAGGATAGCAAGGGTAGAATCCAGGTTTATATCACTCGTGATGACATCTGTCCGGGTGAGGATAAAGAATTTTATAATAAGGTCTTCAAGAAGTTGCTCGATATTGGTGACTTCATCGGAGTGAAGGGTGAAGTGTTTAAGACACAGATGGGAGAAATCTCTGTTCATGCTAAGGAGATTACCGTTTTGTCTAAGAGCTTGAAGCCACTGCCTGTTGTTAAGTATAAGGACGGTGAGGCATACGATAAGTTTGAAGACCCAGAGCAGCGTTATCGTCAGCGTTATGTTGACCTCGTTGTGAATGAGGGTGTGAAAGATACCTTCTTGAAGCGTGCTATCGTATTGCGTACCATGCGTAAGTTCTTCGATGAGGCTGGTTATACTGAGGTAGAAACTCCTACCTTGCAGAGTATTGCTGGTGGTGCAAGTGCACGCCCATTCATCACTCACTTCAATGCTCTCAACGTTGATATGTATATGCGTATCGCAACAGAGCTTTATTTGAAGCGTCTGATTGTTGGTGGTTTCGAGGGTGTTTATGAAATCGGTAAGAACTTCCGTAACGAGGGTATGGACCGCTTCCATAATCCAGAGTTTACTTGTATGGAGCTTTATGTACAATACAAGGACTACAACTGGATGATGTCTTTCACTGAGAAACTTCTTGAGAAGATTTGTATAGAGGTAAATGGTAAGCCAGAGGTACAGGTTGGTGACAAGGTTATCAGCTTCAAGGCACCATTCCGTCGTCTACCTATCCTTGATGCAATCAAGGAGAAGACAGGTTTCGATCTCTATGGTAAGACAGAGGAGGAAATCCGTAATATTGCTGTTAACGAGTTGAAACTCGAAGAAATTGATGAGAGTTTCGGTAAGGGTAAGCTCATAGATGAAATCTTTGGTGAGTTCTGTGAGGGTACATATATCCAACCAACCTTCATCACTGACTATCCAGTTGAGATGTCACCACTGACCAAGATGCACCGTTCTAAGCCAGGACTGACAGAGCGTTTTGAGTTGATGGTAAATGGAAAGGAGCTGGCTAATGCTTATTCAGAGCTGAATGACCCAATTGATCAGGAAGAACGTTTCGTTGAACAGATGCGTTTGGCTGACAAGGGTGACGACGAGGCGATGATTATCGACCAAGACTTCCTTCGCTCTTTGCAGTATGGTATGCCTCCAACTTCTGGTATCGGTATTGGTATTGACCGTTTGGTAATGCTGATGACTGGTAAGGAATACATCCAGGAAGTATTGCTCTTCCCACAGATGAAGCCAGAACCAAAGATTCCACAGTCTTCTGTTAAGGAATGGGCTGAGCTTGGTGTTGCTGAAGAGTGGGTATATGTTTTGCGCAAGGCAGGCTTCAACCTCATCTCTGACATTAGAGAGGAGAAGGCACAGGGCTTGCAGCAGAAGCTCGGAGAAATCAATAAGAAGTACAAGCTCGGTTATGAGAAGCCTTCTGTTGAGGCTATTCAGCAGTGGATTGACGGAGCTAACGAAAAGTAA
- a CDS encoding PaaI family thioesterase: MNVENIIKSIHQEDGLSRTLGMEFISTPEDDTLKARMAVDDRNKQPFGFLAGGASLALAENLAGVGSMALCPGKMAMGINVHGNHVKAMPYGGTVTAYGKLIHRGHTLHVWNIDIKNGEDELISSVQVTNYIIAPQEK, translated from the coding sequence ATGAACGTAGAAAACATCATAAAAAGTATTCATCAGGAAGATGGACTAAGCCGTACACTCGGTATGGAGTTTATCTCTACGCCCGAGGACGACACTTTGAAGGCAAGAATGGCTGTCGATGACCGTAACAAACAGCCTTTCGGATTCCTCGCTGGCGGTGCTTCATTGGCACTTGCAGAGAATCTTGCAGGTGTCGGTTCGATGGCGTTATGCCCCGGGAAAATGGCTATGGGCATTAATGTTCACGGCAATCACGTCAAGGCAATGCCATACGGTGGAACAGTTACGGCTTACGGAAAACTGATTCACAGGGGTCATACATTACACGTATGGAACATTGATATCAAGAATGGTGAAGACGAACTCATCTCAAGCGTACAAGTTACCAACTATATCATAGCCCCACAAGAGAAGTAA
- a CDS encoding isochorismate synthase, giving the protein MDAFFIYREPFEKVCHCYSQPEKPTAISSLAELNGRKGFVIAPFFCDDSNILYLLDGQKGSSTVLPLDGSKGFDAIPDWQDEAVLTNETPSLREAYHNDFCRFHKELEHNRFRKLVLARSIIETKDERTTPRSIFLKACEKYPRSYIALFYTAEIGMWLIASPEVLLRGNAEGYQTMALAGTMKYEGEDMKWSSKNQEEQQLVADYIRACLQPFAAEITESKPYTTRAAHLAHLRTDFTFQLKDTQRLGTFLTAFHPTPAVCGMPKDEAQQFILHNEQLNRSYYSGFSGLLGEKGAAKLYVTLRCMQLSRSTCRLYAGGGLLKESIEENEWQETEAKLDTMRQLLKHN; this is encoded by the coding sequence ATGGATGCTTTCTTTATCTATCGTGAGCCTTTCGAAAAGGTTTGTCATTGCTATTCACAACCAGAGAAGCCAACGGCTATTTCCTCACTTGCTGAACTTAATGGGCGCAAGGGATTTGTCATTGCTCCTTTCTTTTGCGATGACAGTAACATACTTTACTTACTGGATGGTCAGAAAGGTTCTTCAACGGTTCTACCTTTAGACGGTAGTAAGGGCTTTGATGCTATTCCCGACTGGCAGGACGAGGCGGTACTTACTAACGAAACGCCTTCTCTTCGCGAGGCTTATCACAACGACTTCTGCCGTTTTCATAAAGAGTTAGAACACAATAGATTCCGTAAGTTAGTTCTGGCGCGCTCGATTATCGAAACAAAAGACGAGCGTACGACTCCGCGAAGTATTTTTCTTAAGGCTTGTGAGAAGTACCCACGCTCTTATATTGCACTTTTCTATACTGCAGAGATAGGCATGTGGCTTATTGCAAGTCCTGAAGTTCTACTCCGCGGTAATGCTGAGGGCTATCAGACAATGGCATTAGCTGGTACGATGAAATATGAAGGTGAGGATATGAAGTGGTCTTCTAAGAATCAAGAAGAACAACAACTCGTTGCCGACTATATCCGTGCTTGCTTGCAACCGTTTGCTGCTGAGATTACTGAAAGTAAGCCTTACACTACACGTGCAGCACATTTGGCGCATCTTCGCACAGACTTCACTTTTCAACTTAAAGACACACAGCGACTCGGAACATTCCTTACCGCCTTCCACCCTACCCCTGCCGTATGCGGTATGCCAAAGGATGAGGCACAGCAGTTTATCCTTCATAATGAGCAACTGAACCGCAGTTATTACAGTGGTTTCAGTGGATTGCTTGGCGAGAAGGGTGCAGCAAAACTTTATGTCACCCTTCGCTGCATGCAACTCTCTCGTTCTACGTGTCGCCTTTATGCAGGTGGCGGACTCTTAAAGGAAAGTATTGAAGAGAATGAATGGCAGGAAACAGAAGCCAAACTTGACACTATGCGCCAGTTGTTAAAGCATAATTAG
- the menD gene encoding 2-succinyl-5-enolpyruvyl-6-hydroxy-3-cyclohexene-1-carboxylic-acid synthase, with amino-acid sequence MYSNKENVNILTALLVKKKITKAVVCPGSRNSPIVHNLCACPDIECYPVTDERSAGFVALGMTLADNEPVVVCVTSGSALLNLAPAAAEAFYQKRPLIIISADRPAQWIDQQDGQTLQQHRALEPNVRKSVTLPEPHNEEERWYCNRLVNEALNAVRMNDGSPVHINVPISEPLFEYDVPKLPDERNIFMLHATTDSICVYEMAADFFRGKKLMFVLGQLTPEVVGNSLEAIEALKRVAVVLQEKLADDDIGPAQPIDEVLKMIGKDEAYRPDHLIYIGGTIVSKRLRQFLRECKCKMSIVVNGIDEFCDTFMYTTDMIQGLPEDVIGIFANETEGVKKRDFVTLWDKAFDKALAIRKTIKPRFSQMLAVKAFHEKMREEAVDGELFYGNSSAVRLGNIFSNQYIYVNRGVNGIEGSLSTAVGYAIAHQEEEDVYCVIGDLSFFYDQNALWNESLPPNLSILLLNNGGGGIFHQLPGLERSPYRDSAIAAQHTTSAEGICQTHDIVYLSARNEEELDKSLDKLFNSEEGPVLLEVFTNAEEDTQALKDYYQAF; translated from the coding sequence ATGTACAGCAACAAAGAAAACGTAAACATCCTTACAGCCCTGCTCGTAAAGAAAAAAATAACAAAAGCCGTTGTATGTCCTGGTTCTCGCAACTCACCTATCGTACACAATCTCTGTGCTTGTCCCGACATTGAGTGCTATCCTGTTACCGATGAACGTTCAGCAGGTTTCGTAGCATTAGGAATGACTTTAGCAGACAATGAGCCTGTTGTTGTGTGCGTTACATCGGGTTCTGCCCTGCTTAACTTAGCACCGGCAGCAGCTGAAGCGTTCTATCAGAAACGTCCACTGATTATTATTTCAGCTGATAGACCAGCACAGTGGATTGACCAACAGGATGGACAAACGCTTCAACAACATCGTGCATTGGAACCAAATGTTCGTAAGAGTGTGACACTACCAGAGCCTCATAACGAGGAGGAACGCTGGTATTGCAATCGATTAGTTAACGAAGCGCTGAATGCAGTACGAATGAACGATGGCAGTCCTGTGCATATCAATGTTCCTATCAGTGAACCGCTCTTTGAATACGACGTACCAAAGCTTCCAGATGAACGTAATATTTTCATGCTTCATGCCACAACTGATAGTATCTGCGTCTATGAAATGGCTGCTGATTTCTTCCGTGGAAAGAAGCTAATGTTTGTTCTTGGTCAGCTGACACCTGAGGTTGTGGGCAATTCGCTTGAGGCAATTGAGGCATTAAAGAGGGTTGCTGTCGTCCTTCAAGAGAAGTTGGCAGATGACGATATTGGCCCTGCACAACCCATCGACGAAGTGTTGAAGATGATTGGGAAGGATGAAGCTTATCGCCCTGACCACCTTATATATATAGGAGGAACAATTGTCAGCAAACGACTCCGCCAGTTCTTGCGTGAATGTAAGTGCAAGATGTCTATCGTTGTGAATGGGATTGATGAGTTTTGTGACACCTTCATGTACACCACTGATATGATTCAAGGTTTACCAGAGGACGTTATCGGAATCTTTGCCAATGAGACAGAAGGCGTTAAAAAGCGTGACTTTGTAACGCTATGGGACAAGGCTTTCGATAAAGCCTTAGCCATCCGAAAAACGATAAAACCACGCTTCTCACAGATGTTGGCTGTTAAGGCTTTCCATGAGAAGATGAGAGAGGAGGCTGTCGATGGTGAATTGTTCTATGGAAATAGCTCGGCTGTGCGCCTTGGCAACATCTTCTCTAATCAATATATCTATGTTAATCGAGGCGTGAATGGTATTGAAGGTTCATTATCTACGGCTGTTGGCTATGCCATTGCTCATCAGGAAGAAGAGGATGTGTACTGTGTAATTGGTGACTTGAGTTTCTTCTATGATCAGAACGCACTTTGGAACGAATCTCTTCCGCCTAATCTTTCTATCCTCCTACTTAACAATGGCGGTGGAGGTATCTTCCATCAGCTGCCAGGTTTGGAGCGTTCACCTTATCGGGATAGTGCTATTGCTGCCCAACATACAACCTCTGCAGAAGGAATCTGTCAGACACACGACATCGTTTACCTCTCTGCTCGCAACGAAGAAGAGCTTGACAAGAGTCTTGACAAGCTCTTTAACTCAGAGGAAGGACCAGTACTTTTAGAAGTATTCACCAACGCAGAGGAAGATACACAGGCTTTGAAGGATTATTATCAAGCCTTTTAA
- the menB gene encoding 1,4-dihydroxy-2-naphthoyl-CoA synthase, with amino-acid sequence MEKREWKPIEGFNFEEILFEEYNHIAKVTINRPRYRNAFTPKTVWEMSQAFNYCREALDIRVVILTGAGDKAFCSGGDMHVKGHGGYIGTDGVPRLNVLDLQMQIRRLPKPVIAMVNGYAIGGGHVLHVVCDLSIASDNAIFGQTGPKVGSFDAGFGASYLARVVGQKKAREIWFLCRQYSAVEAERMGLVNKVVPFDRLEDECIEWAETMIERSPLALRMMKAGFNAELDGQAGIQELAGDATMLYYTLDEAQEGGKAFLEKRKPDFDKYPQFP; translated from the coding sequence ATGGAGAAAAGAGAATGGAAGCCTATTGAAGGCTTTAACTTTGAGGAAATCCTCTTTGAAGAGTACAACCACATAGCAAAAGTAACCATTAATCGTCCTCGCTATCGTAATGCTTTCACCCCGAAAACAGTGTGGGAAATGTCACAGGCATTCAACTACTGTCGTGAAGCCCTTGACATCCGCGTGGTCATTCTGACTGGTGCTGGCGACAAAGCATTCTGCTCTGGCGGTGATATGCACGTAAAGGGACATGGCGGATACATAGGTACTGATGGTGTTCCACGCCTCAATGTGCTTGACTTACAGATGCAGATTCGACGCCTTCCAAAGCCAGTCATCGCTATGGTTAATGGTTATGCCATTGGTGGTGGACACGTTCTTCATGTGGTATGCGACCTATCAATAGCATCAGACAATGCTATCTTCGGACAGACAGGACCTAAGGTTGGTTCCTTTGATGCTGGCTTCGGTGCATCTTATCTGGCACGTGTCGTGGGTCAGAAGAAGGCTCGTGAGATATGGTTCTTGTGTCGTCAGTACTCTGCTGTAGAGGCAGAACGAATGGGATTAGTCAACAAAGTGGTCCCTTTCGACCGTCTCGAAGACGAATGTATAGAATGGGCAGAAACAATGATAGAGCGTTCTCCATTGGCACTCCGTATGATGAAGGCTGGCTTTAACGCTGAACTTGATGGTCAGGCAGGTATTCAGGAGCTTGCAGGTGACGCCACCATGCTCTACTATACACTTGACGAAGCACAGGAAGGTGGCAAAGCTTTCCTTGAGAAACGTAAACCCGACTTTGACAAGTATCCGCAGTTCCCATAA